In the genome of Halapricum salinum, one region contains:
- a CDS encoding DUF2391 family protein produces MQERQRHKLADTAQQIVGGFLLSGPFVVTGEVWQLARNMTVFHSLFLVAVIMAIGYGGLYGADNDRDPRREAAILGVPVRFISLLIVAFGSVTLLAFAITAPSVFLADLDPAGRLAVTARTVSVAAIFSVVGAVTTDSLF; encoded by the coding sequence ATGCAAGAGCGACAGCGACACAAACTGGCGGACACAGCACAGCAGATCGTCGGGGGGTTCCTGCTGTCCGGACCCTTCGTCGTGACCGGCGAGGTGTGGCAACTGGCCCGGAACATGACCGTCTTCCACAGTCTGTTCCTCGTAGCTGTCATCATGGCTATCGGCTACGGTGGCCTCTACGGAGCCGATAACGACCGCGACCCCCGGAGGGAAGCTGCGATACTCGGTGTCCCGGTGCGGTTCATCTCGCTACTGATCGTCGCGTTCGGGTCGGTCACCCTGCTGGCGTTCGCGATTACCGCGCCGTCGGTCTTCCTCGCCGATCTGGACCCCGCGGGCAGACTGGCTGTCACGGCGCGCACTGTCAGCGTCGCGGCTATCTTCAGCGTCGTGGGGGCGGTGACCACTGACAGTCTTTTCTGA
- the fba gene encoding class II fructose-bisphosphate aldolase, protein MPFYGGSELSQVYDKALEEDFGLVASNIAEADVMMGLMEGASQVNSDLLIQMSAGACSFAGNGDPEAGLRAMGNYIDVIAEQYDIGVFLNMDHQTDMDFIDMQIETEIPSSIMIDASHEDFEENIRQSKAVVDKIDEADADILVEAELGRIKGVEDEIVAEEAFYTDPEDAVEFVERTGCDLLAISVGTQHGVAKGKDLELKPDLASEISQTLADHGLEIPLVLHGSSGLQPPQVEDFMHRGICKMNKDTRYQYEYTRTLFDHYLDHKDELVPPEGVEDQKDTFYNDVDWSPNKDHFDPRVGGRLVRERIADVHAGLAELSGSAGNSMFPK, encoded by the coding sequence ATGCCGTTCTACGGCGGAAGTGAACTCAGTCAGGTGTACGACAAGGCTCTGGAGGAGGACTTCGGGCTGGTGGCCAGCAACATCGCCGAAGCGGACGTGATGATGGGGCTGATGGAGGGTGCTTCGCAGGTAAACTCCGATCTGCTCATCCAGATGAGCGCTGGTGCATGTAGTTTCGCGGGCAACGGCGACCCCGAGGCCGGCTTGCGCGCGATGGGGAACTACATCGACGTCATCGCCGAGCAGTACGACATCGGCGTGTTCCTCAACATGGACCACCAGACGGACATGGACTTCATCGACATGCAGATCGAGACGGAGATCCCCTCCTCGATCATGATCGACGCCTCCCACGAGGACTTCGAGGAGAACATCCGCCAGTCCAAAGCAGTCGTCGACAAGATCGACGAGGCCGACGCGGACATCCTCGTCGAGGCCGAACTCGGCCGGATCAAGGGCGTCGAAGACGAGATCGTCGCCGAGGAAGCCTTCTACACCGACCCCGAGGACGCCGTCGAGTTCGTCGAGCGCACGGGCTGTGACCTGCTCGCTATCTCCGTCGGGACCCAGCACGGCGTCGCGAAGGGCAAAGACCTCGAACTCAAACCCGACCTCGCCAGCGAGATTAGCCAGACGCTGGCCGATCACGGTCTCGAGATCCCGCTGGTGCTCCACGGCTCGTCGGGTCTGCAGCCCCCGCAGGTCGAGGACTTCATGCACCGTGGCATCTGCAAGATGAACAAGGACACGCGCTACCAGTACGAGTACACGCGCACCCTGTTCGACCACTACCTCGACCACAAGGACGAACTCGTCCCGCCGGAGGGCGTCGAGGACCAGAAAGACACCTTCTACAACGACGTCGACTGGTCGCCGAACAAGGATCACTTCGATCCGCGCGTCGGCGGTCGGCTCGTCCGCGAGCGCATCGCCGACGTTCACGCCGGTCTCGCGGAACTGTCCGGCAGCGCCGGCAACTCGATGTTCCCGAAGTAA